A portion of the Fulvia fulva chromosome 1, complete sequence genome contains these proteins:
- a CDS encoding Eukaryotic translation initiation factor 3 subunit H, which yields MAEISVKDTPIAEVRIEALVVMRIIKHASQTFPTPTTGFLVGMDHGSQLQVTNSFPYPAAVAEAQANTDPYHQQDAAALAAAAPRAKSNVAYQAEMVKFLREINTDAQSVGWYISTSMGNFVNQNFIENQSFFQRATDEKTVALVFDVSRSSQGSLCLKAYRLSPSFMAAYKEGKFTTESIQKSKLRYQDILVELPLQVHNSHLLTAFLHQLPQQPPQKSELEFPSSLAELSRDPSITSTPLAPNLESLDLSIDPFLEKTCDLLLESIENHQTENNNAQYYQRSLAREQAKIQQWQQKRKSENALRAQQKQPPLPEDEWQKLFKLPQEPSRLESLLVGRQVEQYARQVDGFSATVSAKMFGVKGNLLPGETA from the exons ATGGCGGAGATATCGGTCAAGGACACTCCCATCGCAGAGGTGAGGATAGAGGCACTGGTGGTTATGCGCATCATCAAGCACGCCTCGCAGACATTCCCAACACCAACGACTGGCTTCCTGGTCGGTATGGACCATGGGTCGCAGCTCCAAGTCACCAACTCGTTCCCGTACCCAGCCGCCGTCGCAGAGGCGCAGGCAAACACAGATCCATACCACCAACAAGACGCAGCGGCGCTCGCAGCAGCAGCCCCCCGTGCAAAGAGCAACGTCGCATATCAGGCCGAGATGGTCAAGTTCCTGCGGGAAATCAACACAGACGCGCAGAGTGTGGGGTGGTACATCAGCACGAGCATGGGCAACTTTGTCAACCAGAACTTCATCGAGAACCAGTCCTTCTTCCAGCGCGCCACAGACGAAAAGACCGTGGCACTTGTTTTTGACGTATCTAGGAGCAGCCAGGGCAGCTTGTGCTTGAAGGCATACAGATTGTCACCAAGCTTCATGGCTGCATACAAGGAGGGCAAGTTCACCACCGAGAG CATCCAGAAGTCCAAGCTACGATACCAAGATATCCTTGTGGAGCTGCCACTTCAAGTCCACAACTCTCACCTCCTGACTGCATTCCTCCACCAACTACCACAGCAGCCACCACAAAAGTCCGAGCTCGAATTCCCATCATCTCTTGCCGAGCTTTCCCGGGACCCCAGCATCACATCCACGCCACTTGCACCAAACCTCGAAAGCCTGGATCTTTCGATCGATCCATTCCTCGAGAAGACTTGCGATCTCCTCCTTGAGAGCATCGAGAACCACCAAACCGAGAACAACAACGCACAGTACTATCAGCGATCCTTGGCGAGAGAGCAGGCCAAGATCCAGCAATGGCAACAGAAGCGCAAGTCCGAGAACGCTCTTCGTGCGCAACAGAAGCAACCACCTCTCCCAGAAGATGAGTGGCAAAAGCTGTTCAAGCTTCCACAAGAACCGTCACGCCTTGAGTCTCTGCTTGTTGGCAGGCAGGTCGAGCAGTATGCCAGACAAGTCGATGGCTTCTCGGCAACTGTCAGCGCAAAGATGTTTGGCGTGAAAGGCAACCTTCTTCCTGGCGAGACTGCTTAA
- a CDS encoding 54S ribosomal protein L24, mitochondrial, with protein sequence MAALFRRSSRQICHCQRSFSTSTPLAVSLQWDKNDAEALKEVLPPYPYGESRWYKQSNRGLYGDQRMQTGNNVSDKYEVKTRRQWHPNIFTRKLFSRALNRNVQVRVSARVLRTIDKLGGLDEYLLGEKEARIKELGVSGWWLRWAIMQTPSIKKRFAEERVRLGLPAQREDLEAVTEAIENSTPDEEAEFLEETESVIMDDAFQVDQDVATPIIKFRVGPGQHVMLTADGWRRTRPDPSYFITKRKERIASSAFPEYVEKRMEVFEKELEKRQQRAKVTGQGVITDEEVKMLIKSTRRQLRAELKEKVDTMYDEKIAAKERGKAERKLEKEQKKASSGLPELLEV encoded by the coding sequence ATGGCAGCGCTCTTCCGCCGCTCGTCACGGCAGATCTGCCACTGCCAGCGATCCTTCTCGACCTCGACACCACTTGCGGTCAGTCTGCAATGGGACAAGAATGACGCGGAAGCATTGAAGGAAGTCCTTCCTCCTTACCCGTACGGCGAGTCGCGCTGGTACAAGCAGTCGAATCGAGGTCTGTACGGGGACCAGCGGATGCAGACAGGCAACAATGTCAGCGACAAGTATGAGGTGAAGACGCGACGACAATGGCACCCGAACATCTTCACCCGGAAACTCTTCAGCCGAGCGCTCAATCGCAATGTACAAGTCCGTGTCAGCGCGCGAGTGCTGAGGACCATTGACAAGCTCGGTGGACTGGACGAGTATCTGCTGGGAGAGAAGGAAGCGCGGATAAAAGAGCTTGGTGTATCGGGTTGGTGGTTGCGCTGGGCGATTATGCAGACCCCCAGCATCAAGAAGAGGTTCGCAGAGGAGAGAGTGCGGTTGGGTCTGCCAGCGCAGCGAGAGGACCTCGAGGCTGTGACGGAAGCCATCGAAAACAGCACGCCGGACGAGGAGGCAGAGTTCCTCGAAGAGACAGAATCTGTCATCATGGACGATGCTTTCCAGGTCGACCAGGACGTGGCTACACCCATTATCAAGTTCAGAGTCGGTCCAGGCCAGCACGTGATGCTCACAGCCGATGGGTGGAGGAGAACAAGGCCAGACCCATCATACTTCATCACCAAGAGGAAGGAGAGGATTGCATCGTCGGCCTTTCCAGAGTACGTCGAGAAGCGCATGGAGGTCTTTGAGAAGGAACTTGAAAAGAGGCAACAGCGAGCGAAGGTTACAGGTCAAGGTGTGATCACAGATGAGGAGGTCAAGATGCTGATCAAATCTACGCGGAGACAGCTGAGGGCAGAACTGAAAGAGAAGGTGGACACCATGTACGATGAGAAGATCGCAGCAAAGGAGCGAGGCAAGGCGGAGAGGAAGCTCGAGAAGGAGCAGAAGAAGGCTTCTTCGGGGCTTCCGGAGCTGCTGGAAGTTTAG
- a CDS encoding Glutathione S-transferase U17 — MSTSGGGKDLDPNQGGDGTKKTYHKQATGEAWKTVQAHSADHDLKLYGSCFCPFVHRVWISLELKRLDYQYIEVDVYRKPKLLLDINPRGLVPALRHGDWGCYESTVLMEYLEDLQQGQALLPKDAKLRASSRLWSDHINRNIIPAFYKYLQAQDPDDQIKFAGNLKEHISKAVDAADPQGPFFLGSEMSFVDVQLAPWIVRLDKVLKPYRSWPDPEPGSRWEKWVRAVEDSEPVKKTTSDDELYLDSYERYAENRPNTSQVREAINSGGGLP, encoded by the coding sequence ATGTCCACCAGTGGAGGCGGGAAGGATCTCGACCCAAACCAAGGCGGCGATGGCACGAAGAAGACGTATCACAAGCAAGCCACCGGAGAGGCCTGGAAGACTGTTCAAGCCCATTCCGCGGACCACGATCTTAAGCTCTACGGAAGTTGCTTTTGCCCATTCGTGCATAGGGTATGGATCTCGCTCGAGCTCAAACGCCTCGACTACCAGTACATCGAGGTCGATGTATATCGTAAGCCAAAGTTGCTGCTAGACATCAACCCACGAGGACTGGTTCCGGCGCTCAGGCATGGGGATTGGGGTTGCTACGAGAGCACAGTCCTGATGGAGTATCTTGAAGATCTCCAGCAAGGGCAAGCACTCCTGCCGAAGGACGCTAAGCTACGAGCTTCTTCGAGGTTGTGGTCAGACCACATCAACCGCAACATCATTCCAGCTTTCTACAAGTACCTCCAAGCACAAGATCCCGATGATCAAATCAAGTTCGCTGGCAACCTCAAGGAGCATATTTCGAAAGCTGTAGATGCAGCAGATCCTCAGGGGCCATTCTTCCTCGGCTCCGAGATGTCATTTGTTGACGTTCAACTTGCACCGTGGATAGTACGGCTGGACAAAGTGCTCAAACCATATCGCAGCTGGCCAGATCCGGAGCCTGGTAGCCGCTGGGAGAAGTGGGTTCGTGCTGTTGAAGACAGCGAGCCTGTGAAGAAAACGACGAGTGACGATGAGCTGTATTTGGACAGCTACGAGAGGTACGCTGAAAACAGGCCAAATACATCACAAGTACGGGAGGCCATCAATTCGGGCGGAGGCTTGCCATAG